From one Lotus japonicus ecotype B-129 chromosome 3, LjGifu_v1.2 genomic stretch:
- the LOC130746147 gene encoding stemmadenine O-acetyltransferase-like, with amino-acid sequence MKVEIVSREDIRPSSPTPSHLRDFKLSLLDHLISSPYAPIILFYDSSSLSQGSNKLQLLKQSLSETLTKFYPLGGRIKDDLTIECNDNGANFVEAKVNCPLSIFLGQPQLNLLHKFLPIELFSQESNSENYVTHIQVNFFECGGIAIGMCISHRIVDGAAMSTFLKEWSCRARGCNCNQLPQPNFIGYSLFPTKSLWLRDLAMSTWASLFKQGKWVTKRFLFRNSDIALLKAQISDSAIQHPTRVEIVSTILWKFLMAKRPSLVTHLVNLRRRIDEALSPQHAMGNLLWPVAAEHMSDHETDLEGLVAKLRNAISKVDDKFVKELQGDNGRSIMQDSLRGIGETGSKNEVEYFAFSSWCNFEFYEADFGWGKPTWVTCVAATGSVYMNLIMLVDTRLRDGIEAWVTLVEQDMTTLIANTELLKYATLDPSPLAMSSIENIRTI; translated from the coding sequence ATGAAAGTTGAAATCGTTTCTAGAGAAGACATTAGGCCTTCTTCTCCCACGCCCTCTCACCTCAGGGACTTCAAACTTTCCCTTTTGGATCATCTTATTTCATCCCCATATGCTCCCATAATCCTATTCTATGACTCAAGTAGCCTTTCTCAAGGCTCCAACAAGTTACAATTGCTGAAGCAATCTTTATCTGAGACACTAACCAAGTTCTACCCACTGGGTGGCAGGATCAAAGATGACCTGACCATTGAGTGTAATGATAACGGGGCTAATTTTGTGGAAGCCAAAGTGAACTGTCCACTTTCTATATTTCTAGGCCAGCCTCAGCTGAACTTGCTGCACAAGTTTCTTCCTATTGAACTTTTTTCTCAAGAATCAAATTCAGAAAACTATGTGACTCACATTCAAGTTAACTTCTTTGAATGTGGGGGAATTGCTATAGGCATGTGCATTTCTCACAGGATTGTTGATGGGGCTGCCATGAGCACCTTCCTGAAAGAGTGGTCATGCAGGGCTAGGGGTTGCAATTGCAACCAATTACCCCAACCCAATTTCATAGGATATTCTCTCTTCCCTACAAAAAGTTTATGGCTTAGAGACTTAGCAATGAGTACATGGGCTTCTTTATTCAAGCAAGGCAAGTGGGTCACCAAAAGGTTTctgttcagaaactcagatatTGCCCTCCTCAAGGCTCAAATATCAGATTCGGCAATACAACACCCTACACGTGTAGAGATAGTTTCTACAATCTTGTGGAAGTTTCTCATGGCAAAGAGACCTTCCTTGGTGACCCACTTGGTGAACCTGCGCAGGAGAATAGATGAAGCTCTTTCTCCACAGCATGCCATGGGAAACCTTCTTTGGCCCGTGGCTGCGGAGCACATGAGTGATCATGAGACGGATTTGGAAGGGTTGGTGGCTAAGTTGAGGAATGCAATATCAAAAGTCGATGATAAATTTGTTAAGGAATTGCAAGGCGATAACGGAAGGTCCATTATGCAAGATTCTCTAAGAGGAATAGGTGAGACAGGATCCAAGAATGAAGTAGAGTATTTTGCGTTCAGCAGCTGGTGCAATTTTGAGTTCTATGAGGCTGATTTCGGGTGGGGAAAACCCACATGGGTGACTTGTGTTGCTGCAACAGGTTCAGTGTATATGAATCTTATTATGCTGGTTGATACCAGGCTGCGAGATGGCATAGAAGCTTGGGTTACGTTGGTTGAGCAGGACATGACTACTTTGATAGCAAACACTGAACTCCTCAAGTATGCAACCCTGGATCCAAGCCCTTTAGCAATGAGTTCAATAGAAAACATTAGAACTATCTAA